ttccggtccgcggtcgccactcaatcactttcctggcccagcggccatcagtcctccgagcgacgtggcctgcccattgccacttcagcctgcatattttgagagctatgtctgtaactcttgttctttggcgaattcacatttttttcggattttggcGCGCAAATAAACTCCGAGCATAGCCTTCTCCATCTCGCTTGGCGACTCTGAGTCtctctaaaaggccagcagttaggaaCCTCTCGGTACCGTATGTTATCGCTGGCAAAAGAGGTCAAGtactaacagattattatatttttttatcttggcaGGCACTTATGCTGGGGctacactaatggaatatgctaTTTGTTCAACaattaaagttcataatcgttcatttcttttcaaaatccatggcatattccattagtgtggccccagcattaCGAATTTAATCCAAAATTGTACTAATTAAAAGGGAGAAGAAGTCCACTCAATAGCTGGTACAAAAAACAAGAACTTACCATATGTTGCGTGAGTACATCGTTCAGCATCCGCTATGTATAAACAAGCGAAGAACAAAAAGAGTTTGATACAAATCATATTGTTGACTATCAATGTACTATCACGTAGTATATGTAGACTTAGAAATTATGCCTGCTCTTATATACGCattaaatctaaagaaataCAATGGCatgaaatatcaaattaattatttaacctTCAGCGCCatcacatacatataataaaactgtagaagtgttaagtctgtacattgaaaatattcaagatcaaagcatttatgtaatttgactgcacggttggcgcggtggctgggcaactggctgccgtgcaacgtgtaacgggttagattcccgcaaggagcaactctttgtgtgatccacaaattgttgtttcgggtctgggtgtcatgtgtatgtgaaattgtatgtttgtaaacgcacccacgacacaagagaaaatcctagtgtagggcaacgtttttaaaaaaataaaaaatattatttctattaagcctaatttaggcacttttgaaacgtcaaattgaattgtctgtcagttaagctaggtgctcgttccaaagtgtagcttcgaatggagaagaacgagcaagaaactccatatactaaaaaaataaagatgggGCGTGTgtgctgcgcatcttcctcgcacagctacatagcttagtatcagtggaaacggtcacatagtttcacagcttagctattacattttcatagcatagctacatagcacatctctggtggaaaagcaaccttaatTTCACAACTCTTTTCAATCAATTTCACAAAAGAAAAAGTAGAtaggatttaattttttttaactccTCAGTAATAGTGCTGAGTTTGCAGTAAGCAACTGTAGCGGGTAACAGGTTAGTTAAATTATCCGTTTAGTAATTATAGTTATATTGAGTGATtggtatgattttattgtaactttcgtgagacatactaaattaattattatgttatcggcttactcacgtactattttgacgaggaactcgactagtttcaagccatgctagaggctcatattcatgagcagcattccgcgacacacgacgcggcgattgtcgcgctgctactggcgattcgaggatcgcgcccatcgcgccctctgtctggaatcgcgcgcactatctggcgcgcgcgacgatgttggctcgttagactcgttcgccggcggctgcgcaggtgttagattcgattctcgggtcggcgcaaaaacggtgctacataccgcgctcactgtgtcacactccagacccgcaacattgtaggttgacgcagattgtagactcggcttccaggcaggtggtaatgcccagccaccgtctctgttgaaatTGGGACGGCGACTTATTTcgagcgagggagaaatactttgtaCCGCGGAAAGTGCGTGAAACTATCGAAATAAGTCATTCGTCCGAATTACAAccgagacggtggctgggcattaccacctgcctggaagccgagtctacaatctgcgtcaacctacattgttgcgggtctggagtgtgacacagtgggCGCGGTATGTAGCaccgtttttgcgccgacccgagaatcgaatctaacacctgcgcagccgccggcgaacgagtctaacgagccaacatcgtcgcgcgcgccagatagtgcgcgcgattccagacagagggcgcgatgggcgcgatcctcgaatcgccagtagcagcgcgacaatcgccgcgtcgtgtgtcgcggaatgctgctcatgaatatgagcctctagcaaggcttgaaactagtcgagttcctcgtcaaaatagtacgtgagtaagccgataacataataattaattgagtgactggtaattagtgaacgatatttaaacacgtaattctactcatgattacaaacaactttcccaaagaaacttatttttgtaagtatactcattagttttatttttatcgcattaacaaaacaacaaaattttattaacacgaGAGCTTACAGTTTCagaatacctactagtcttccaaTAACTCGGACGCGgacgcctcgctgctaacagctgataaTGCGAAAGataaaaacctaacctaaacctaacttAGTCATTTCGCTTATCCTGTTTTCAAGGGGTAAAACCATCcaatgtttaataactttactcgcattgggcgaggcgagagggagtcattagtcagtctcttactgactaaaaaccaccccattactactcctgcttttcgagccggagccccgataaacccactagatagtccgcagctccgaaatttCGCTATTCCTAGAATTAGATTTGTccccagtttatggcaataggctcaacatCTGCTGCATGGGCCTCAAAACTTTTCTGGTGATGACTGGTAAGTGGTGTGTGTACATTAGATGTAAGAAAGGTTGAGGCATGATTGTAAGTCAAAATCAAAccaattcaatatttttattatgaagtcAAGGTTACAGTAATCAGGCAAGGGATGTCAAATTGGAGAAAGACTATGATTTAGACAGGTTTGAAGCATGAAGGAAAtgcaaagaggagatgtcataactggatttctctttaccataatgcgtgacactttacggggagcgcgggacgtttaCAAACAACGTCCACTCTATTTTCCGTCTAGCTGTCCCATACTGCAAAAACGTTTCCAATTATTCACCATTtcggatgcttttccaccagagatgtggaatgctacgttgctgtggatgattggtacacatagcttaacactggagGAAACGGATTCAAGtaacctatgtttttttttttgtatttggtaagatgcgtgctatgaattaGTACTGTACTACCTATCAATCGGAAAATAGAGAGTgggtggtttgtaacgtcccgcgctccccgtaaattgtcacgcattatgttaaaaggaaatccagttatgacatcacctctttgtatttgcttcatacTTCAAACCAGTCTAAATCACGGTGTTTCTCCAATTTGATATTTATGTATCTTAAGGGGTCTTTAGACAATGGATGGCAATAAACACGTGCCCTGCTGTCTTCAGGTCTCCATGTCTTTGTACATTAAACTCTGTGAGATTCTTAAACTCTATGGTGGGCCACGCATCATCGTCGCAAGCCAACGCCTTCACCCCAGCAGCTCCATGAGGGCATTCGGGAACTTTCTGCAATGAaagtagatattaattaaagaaactagtgtgggagagtcatcgGCCGAGCAGGAAatcgaagtgaaacaacgcttgcgttgtgtttcgttgtgtgagtgaggttaccggaggcctaagtgcctcccttcccaatcttcaaaatccacgattccccaaacaacccttaaatatttaaccccgaaaaggccagattgcttaccatcaggtgatccgtctgctcgtttaccggcttataccgtaaaaaaaccATTGGAAACATATTGTATCTCGCGTAGATCCCCATTTCGGCACACCACTAGCTACGCTGACGAGGTTTTAGCAGTGGTTCGGCTCCTATAGACCGTAGCGCAATGGTTTACAGCCCATAactttcctcaataaatggacttcaacacaaaaagaattatttaattccaaCTAGTAGGTCCGCAGACTTTCGCGTtcaaactttattataactatcgtgaaacatactaaattaattattatgatattggcttactcacgtaactgtttgacgaggaactcgactagtttcaagccatgctagaggctcatattcatgtgcagcattccgtgacactcgacgcggcgattgtcgggCTGCTAGTatagttccttgtcaaacagttacgtgtgtaagccgataacataataattaacaaacaaactcttcagctttgtgtgtgtgtgtgtgtgtgtacttaCAGGTATAGTAACTGTCAAGTTAGCTACATCTGGCTTCAATAGGATAATTGGTCGAAGTAACACATCATAGTCTTCTGAAGTGTCACCTGGCGAGATAAAAatgggataaaaataaaactaatgagtatacaacaaaagtttctttgggaaagttgtttgtaatcatgagtacaatcacgtgtttaaatatcgttcactaattaccagtcaccctatatgtttgtataagtaaaaaatgtgttttaagtaaacacttttttttaagggggaaaaatcatctaatgacttctttcatcatgggcgaggcgagagggagtgtcagactattaatgactaaaaaccaccccgttcctactcctgcttttcgagccggagccccggtaaacacgctacgaagtccgcagctccgtatcagggatcagccttactgggccccatctgtggtggcctggctctttgaggcgcgccgTACGCATGGGGTCTTTACTTACATTACACATACATAGAATAGGCTGCTTTTTATTCTATGAACGCGGGCGAATCCGCTGGCGAAACTAGTATAAAAGCTATAACTACTTACCATATGTTTCTTTAGTACAGAAATTAGCCTTCACTGCCAAGACGCAGgcgaaaaatattaaactttttaaagaaaCCATATCGACTAtagtaaatagatataaaataacgATAGATCTATTCTATGGTATAAAGTACTTTTTtcagattaattttaaatgaaccgTAGAATAGAATAATAAGTGCATATACAGGTTGTTACGGATTTCCGAGGGCGACTGACTGGGTAAGTCAGGCGTCCGCAGTCTCCCTAGGTGTTGGGTTTAAATCCCGagtcgacgcaaaaacggtgtaATACTATACCATAATAATTGATTCATTATTTAGTTATgtgtcacgaaagttataataagatcCTTAAGTCGAGAGACAGTAGTAGTAGTACAGAGACCTCTGCCTTGGCAGTTGAGCTTGCAGCCAACCGATCAACTAGGCAAACTGAATACTATTACAATGAACTGaattctattacaaaaaacgcttacgttgtgtttcgttgtgtgaatgaggttatcggaggcccaattacccccttttcaatccccgattccccaacaacccgtaaattcctaacccccaaaaggccggcaacgtccTTGTAAGGCTTCTGGTGTTGCGGctggccatgggcggcggcgattgcttaccgtcaggtgatccgtctgctcgtttactgacttataccataaaaagaaatcGAACTACAGCCTGTATGTGATTAGTTCATCGCATTATCCATTACGAATTGCTTTTGAAACGAAATAATCTAATTgtgtgtataattatttgtcTGCTAGCTACTGCCGCGCGGTTTTGCCCGCTGCCCGGCTCccattaatcgtagcgtgacgTTGTAATGACAAAAAATTATgcacgatttttttattgttaaaattcaCATAGGTATCTTAAAATGGACTGAGGCAAGCAATGAGATTAATCGAGGGGAAAATCTAAGAACCCTTAAGTATCTTAATAGtgatattatatgtaaaaaggtgtagatctataatataaaaataagtcgggttttccttcctgatactataactcaagaacgcacgaaccgatttccacggttttgcattcgttggaaaggtctcgggctccgtgaggtttatagcaacgAAAATTCTGTAAAAAtgtcaagagaaaagcaggcaAACAGGAAAATTCATTgctggcgaaacggagttcgccgggtttgctagttactaataaattaatccGCATACCAATTATTTAGTAATAtaccttaacacattgaacgccgtggtggtcaccggtgaccgacgttagcggaggatttgccttcaacagttttctattggcagtcaaagacttaaaatttGCGAAATGCTCCATATAAAACTTCCAGCATATATTTTAAAGTCGTTTCATATCTGACGGAtcatgcgtcgcgtatcatcggtcgcgtaacgccagaacagacaaatgtatagaaaaacaattgaacgTTCACACTCACCGATGATACGttagtacgaccgatgatacgctcgacgtattttacgtcaggtATGAACCGACTCTAAGGGAAGTGGGTAGTTAGAAAAAgacaaaaagtatcctatgtgagGCTCatctctatttaaaaaataacgtcATTTCGTCGCTCCGTTTTGCCGTGAAAGATGGACAAACAAACTGACACACACACTTTtagattagtttttttattaatgtaaaaagcAGACAACCATACATAGTAACTTAAATTCTACGATATCATGATATTACGATAGTATGAATTATGTTACTAGAAGATCGACGATAAAAAAACactaatgacgtcacaaattcCAACCTCAAGCCAATTTAAATGTGAATAAACGTGAATAAAAAGAATTCTCGACTTT
This is a stretch of genomic DNA from Spodoptera frugiperda isolate SF20-4 chromosome 24, AGI-APGP_CSIRO_Sfru_2.0, whole genome shotgun sequence. It encodes these proteins:
- the LOC118278689 gene encoding uncharacterized protein LOC118278689; its protein translation is MVSLKSLIFFACVLAVKANFCTKETYGDTSEDYDVLLRPIILLKPDVANLTVTIPKVPECPHGAAGVKALACDDDAWPTIEFKNLTEFNVQRHGDLKTAGHVFIAIHCLKTP